In Prosthecochloris sp. GSB1, the following proteins share a genomic window:
- a CDS encoding HD domain-containing protein has translation MAANTTLLRDAYDYVLRRFEAPAVNVPGIYHDLAHTRETVEAGRNIAEGLGLSEKEVIVVELACWFHDIGYLDSRSEHEQKSADIAETFLRERDVDPDTIKSVRGCILATKIPQNPENLLEQVVCDADLSHLGSPEYSRKNKLLRTELEKNSGKTFTRLEWLQLNIDFFRNHEFFTSFARRQFNQGKTENLISLYEELREKKTAKKKTKKKEKRPRKTAVWKEIWRCITEPPRAIMSASARSWIRRQTS, from the coding sequence ATGGCGGCCAATACCACACTGCTCCGGGATGCTTACGATTATGTCCTGCGGCGATTCGAAGCGCCGGCAGTGAACGTTCCGGGCATCTACCACGATCTTGCACATACCAGGGAAACCGTCGAGGCAGGCAGAAACATCGCCGAAGGCCTTGGCCTTTCGGAAAAAGAGGTGATCGTGGTCGAGCTTGCCTGCTGGTTTCACGATATCGGCTACCTCGATTCCCGAAGTGAGCATGAGCAAAAAAGCGCGGATATCGCCGAGACGTTTCTGAGGGAACGCGACGTCGACCCCGATACGATCAAGTCCGTAAGGGGCTGCATTCTCGCCACGAAGATCCCACAGAACCCCGAAAACCTGCTGGAACAGGTCGTCTGCGACGCAGACCTCTCACACCTGGGTTCCCCTGAGTACTCCCGGAAAAACAAGCTGCTGCGGACCGAACTCGAAAAAAATTCCGGAAAAACGTTCACTCGCCTGGAGTGGCTTCAGCTCAACATCGACTTCTTCCGCAACCATGAATTCTTCACCTCTTTCGCACGGCGGCAGTTCAACCAGGGAAAAACTGAAAATCTGATCAGTCTCTACGAAGAACTGAGGGAGAAAAAAACGGCGAAGAAAAAAACGAAAAAAAAGGAAAAAAGACCGCGGAAAACCGCGGTGTGGAAAGAAATATGGAGGTGTATTACCGAACCTCCTCGCGCAATCATGTCAGCTTCAGCGCGATCGTGGATCAGAAGGCAAACATCATGA
- a CDS encoding BamA/TamA family outer membrane protein — protein MRFFRTGVVAAGLGMAAGAFCLASVSNAQPQKIPQQEIGDRATVRVVPGERYRAGALHRMVFGDHWRSLWTSPMNVDILDLDTFAGGLKPFRKGGGFQTISLRFKGADGREYRFRTVDKDPARGMPEKLRNTLVSDVVQDQVSTANPAGAAVVQPFLDAAGILSASARFVVLPYDREALGEFYEEFAGLFGAIEEHPDENDGPRNAFAGASKVTGTYSMLEKLDEDNGNIVDAKAYLKARLVDLFIGDWDRHSGQWRWAGYPADGKTLWKPVPKDRDNAFSRQDGPFSWVITQLLPQIEGFGEDMDNVYFLSWSGRPLDRRIFPLLDRREWDEVTRELLQVLDDERIDDAVRRMPAEMYRKEGERLSRALKARRDLLDEASGELYMIYAGDVDIHASDMPEYARVERHADGKVSVGIYRYDAAAEAREPHPFYFRIFDPAHTREVRVYLMGGDDRADISGRLEGDMDVRIIGGDGDDSFADMTTPSSAGSVSGGRNYLYDSGDKTVFQQARRSVVDTRPFPEPGDEKGKYDLKPRDYGHELDASIANLKLDYAPEYGAFLGWGVILEDYGFRRDPYNFRMKLGGGVAAGSELRYKLEYEGDFRSFFDGAELRLEAGTTGLDIINFYGFGNESSFDKSRYDEDDFEIKQQVSWLRPSLHFPANADFQVRVGLEAKFVDLEVDEGSRLEALDPYGIDHDFAGAFIAGIRYDSRDCGEKILLSPRKQLGRLAGEKTSCGTAAQSGMALDLEGAWYPEFFGNDEAFGKVSAEGTVYLPLSSLPHSRLALRAGGEKIWGDYPFYEAAYIGGSRSVRGFDKQRFAGDASLYGNSELRLYAGSFKFLVPVMFGPLAFIETGRVFYDGEDSDRWHTGYGGGLWFAFIEPRYVLSVSAGKGIDSGRLTDDMGIYLRTGFTF, from the coding sequence ATGCGATTTTTCCGGACAGGTGTTGTTGCCGCCGGGCTCGGTATGGCCGCAGGAGCTTTTTGCCTGGCTTCAGTGAGTAATGCGCAACCGCAGAAAATCCCGCAGCAGGAAATCGGAGACCGCGCGACAGTCCGCGTTGTGCCGGGAGAGCGCTACAGGGCGGGAGCCCTGCACCGCATGGTATTCGGTGATCATTGGCGTTCGCTCTGGACTTCCCCCATGAATGTCGATATTCTTGATCTCGACACCTTTGCCGGAGGGTTGAAGCCCTTCAGGAAAGGAGGCGGTTTTCAGACAATAAGCTTGCGTTTCAAGGGCGCCGACGGAAGGGAATACCGGTTCAGGACCGTTGACAAGGACCCCGCGAGAGGGATGCCCGAAAAATTACGCAATACGCTGGTCTCGGACGTCGTGCAGGATCAGGTGAGCACCGCCAATCCGGCGGGTGCGGCGGTAGTACAGCCTTTTCTGGACGCGGCGGGAATTCTGAGCGCGTCGGCCCGGTTTGTCGTCCTTCCCTATGACCGTGAGGCGCTCGGCGAGTTTTACGAAGAGTTCGCTGGCCTGTTCGGCGCCATAGAGGAGCATCCCGACGAAAACGACGGTCCCCGGAACGCGTTCGCCGGGGCTTCGAAGGTTACGGGCACTTATTCCATGCTCGAAAAGCTGGATGAGGACAACGGCAACATCGTCGACGCGAAAGCCTATCTCAAGGCGCGCCTGGTCGATCTTTTCATCGGCGACTGGGACAGGCATTCGGGCCAGTGGAGATGGGCCGGTTATCCGGCTGACGGGAAAACCCTGTGGAAGCCGGTGCCGAAGGACAGGGACAACGCCTTTTCGAGGCAGGACGGCCCGTTTTCTTGGGTCATCACCCAGCTTCTTCCCCAGATCGAGGGTTTCGGCGAGGATATGGACAATGTCTATTTTCTCTCATGGTCGGGCCGTCCTCTCGATCGCCGGATATTTCCTCTCCTCGATCGCCGGGAATGGGACGAAGTCACGCGTGAGCTGCTGCAGGTTCTCGACGACGAGCGCATAGATGACGCTGTCCGGCGGATGCCGGCTGAAATGTACCGCAAAGAGGGCGAGAGGCTCTCGCGCGCACTCAAGGCCAGGCGCGACCTTCTCGATGAAGCTTCCGGTGAACTGTACATGATTTACGCCGGTGACGTCGACATCCATGCCAGCGACATGCCGGAATACGCCAGGGTAGAGCGACATGCCGACGGCAAGGTATCGGTCGGCATCTACCGTTACGACGCAGCGGCGGAAGCACGCGAACCGCACCCGTTCTATTTCAGGATTTTCGATCCCGCTCACACGCGGGAGGTCAGGGTCTACCTGATGGGCGGCGATGACCGGGCCGACATCTCCGGAAGGCTCGAGGGCGATATGGACGTACGGATCATCGGGGGCGACGGCGACGACAGCTTTGCCGACATGACAACTCCGTCATCGGCTGGGTCTGTTTCCGGCGGACGAAACTATCTGTACGATTCAGGTGACAAAACCGTTTTCCAACAGGCGCGTCGCAGCGTCGTTGATACACGTCCGTTTCCCGAACCTGGTGACGAAAAGGGAAAATACGACCTGAAACCGAGGGATTACGGGCATGAGCTTGACGCATCCATAGCTAATCTCAAGCTTGATTACGCGCCCGAGTACGGCGCGTTCCTCGGATGGGGCGTGATCCTCGAGGATTACGGTTTCCGCAGGGACCCCTATAATTTCCGCATGAAGCTTGGCGGCGGTGTGGCGGCGGGTTCAGAGCTTCGTTACAAACTCGAATACGAGGGGGATTTCCGTTCTTTCTTCGATGGCGCCGAATTGCGTCTCGAAGCCGGTACCACCGGTCTCGATATCATCAATTTCTACGGATTCGGCAACGAATCATCCTTCGACAAATCGCGTTACGACGAGGATGATTTCGAAATAAAGCAACAGGTCAGTTGGTTGCGTCCCTCGCTTCATTTTCCTGCTAACGCCGATTTCCAGGTCAGGGTAGGCTTGGAGGCGAAGTTCGTCGATCTCGAGGTTGACGAGGGATCGCGGCTCGAAGCTCTGGATCCATACGGCATCGACCACGATTTTGCCGGAGCGTTCATTGCGGGGATCCGCTATGACAGTCGAGACTGCGGAGAAAAGATCCTGCTTTCTCCCCGTAAACAGCTCGGGCGTCTCGCGGGAGAAAAGACTTCCTGCGGCACCGCCGCCCAAAGCGGGATGGCGTTAGACCTGGAAGGAGCGTGGTATCCGGAATTTTTCGGAAACGACGAGGCCTTCGGCAAGGTCAGCGCCGAAGGCACCGTGTACCTTCCTCTCTCGTCGCTGCCGCATTCACGTCTCGCTCTCAGGGCTGGAGGGGAAAAAATCTGGGGGGATTATCCTTTTTACGAGGCGGCGTATATCGGGGGTTCACGATCCGTCCGGGGTTTCGACAAGCAGCGTTTCGCGGGTGACGCCTCGCTCTACGGGAATTCGGAACTGAGACTTTACGCGGGTTCGTTCAAGTTTCTCGTGCCGGTCATGTTCGGTCCCCTGGCATTCATCGAGACCGGAAGGGTTTTCTACGACGGCGAGGATTCCGACAGATGGCATACCGGTTACGGCGGAGGGCTCTGGTTCGCTTTTATCGAGCCCCGTTACGTGCTGAGCGTTTCAGCCGGCAAAGGTATCGACAGCGGGCGTCTGACCGATGACATGGGTATCTATCTCAGGACGGGCTTTACGTTCTGA
- a CDS encoding Pycsar system effector family protein, protein MIQTNSLIFSIIISLLVRKLDQLPDLIIPTFIMLFTCVATIIMSVMATRPKVTRHETSRQDILDRKANLLFFGSFVNLDLDQYEWGVKEMLADKPYYIANMIRDTYFLGRVLDQKYRYLRISYDIFMVGLVISISLYAYAFFT, encoded by the coding sequence ATGATCCAGACAAACTCCCTGATTTTCTCTATCATCATCTCGCTGCTCGTCAGAAAGCTCGACCAGCTCCCCGACCTGATCATCCCCACCTTCATCATGCTCTTCACCTGCGTCGCCACCATCATCATGTCAGTCATGGCGACGCGTCCCAAGGTAACGCGTCATGAAACCTCGAGGCAGGACATCCTCGACAGAAAGGCCAACCTGCTCTTTTTCGGCTCATTCGTGAACCTCGATCTCGACCAGTACGAATGGGGCGTCAAGGAGATGCTCGCCGACAAGCCCTACTATATCGCCAACATGATCCGCGACACCTACTTCCTGGGCAGGGTTCTCGACCAAAAATACCGTTACCTCAGGATATCCTACGATATTTTCATGGTTGGCCTGGTCATTTCCATCAGCCTCTACGCCTACGCTTTCTTCACCTGA
- a CDS encoding metallophosphoesterase gives MFSKNSKHPHLDRLLKKSRRITLGSDTKILILSDLHMGNGGRRDEFRRNAALVESVLANYYLPENYSLVLNGDVEELFKFPLHDIVSQWRHIYELFLRFNENGFFFRTFGNHDASLQDEKNYILEQFLLESLRFTYRSEDILVFHGHQASVFLWETYPVVSRSVVWFLRYIAKPFGIRNFSIAYNSRRRFAIEKSIYEFSNRSKIVSIIGHTHRPLFESLSKVDYLNYRIEELCRLFATAGEPEREEIREKISLLKEELDACYRQGKKIGLRSGVYNNLTIPSVFNSGCAIGKRGITAIEIDRGKIRLVYWYNGKQSRKFISDRDSRPVRLDGTGFHRIVLNEDHLDYVFSRLHLLA, from the coding sequence ATGTTCAGTAAAAACAGCAAACATCCCCATCTCGACAGGCTGCTTAAAAAGTCGAGGCGTATCACTCTCGGAAGCGATACGAAAATTCTGATACTCAGCGACCTGCATATGGGCAACGGCGGCCGTCGCGACGAGTTCCGGCGCAACGCAGCCCTGGTCGAGTCGGTTCTCGCAAACTACTACCTGCCGGAAAACTACAGTCTCGTCCTGAACGGTGACGTCGAGGAGTTGTTCAAGTTTCCCTTGCATGATATCGTTTCACAGTGGCGGCATATTTACGAGCTGTTTCTCCGTTTCAACGAAAACGGGTTCTTTTTCAGGACGTTCGGAAATCACGATGCATCGCTTCAGGACGAAAAGAACTATATCCTCGAACAGTTTTTGCTCGAATCGCTCAGGTTTACTTACCGTTCGGAGGATATCCTCGTCTTTCACGGTCATCAGGCATCCGTTTTTCTCTGGGAAACCTACCCTGTCGTCAGCCGTTCGGTAGTCTGGTTTCTGAGATACATAGCAAAACCTTTCGGAATAAGGAATTTTTCCATCGCCTACAACAGTCGGAGAAGATTCGCCATCGAGAAATCGATCTACGAATTTTCAAACCGGTCCAAGATCGTGTCCATTATCGGCCACACGCACCGGCCGCTTTTCGAATCTCTTTCGAAGGTCGATTACCTGAACTACAGGATCGAGGAGCTCTGCAGGCTGTTCGCGACAGCGGGAGAGCCAGAACGGGAGGAGATACGCGAAAAGATATCCCTGCTGAAAGAGGAACTCGACGCCTGTTACCGCCAGGGGAAGAAAATCGGCCTGCGCAGCGGTGTATACAACAACCTGACCATTCCAAGCGTTTTCAATTCCGGATGCGCCATCGGCAAGAGAGGCATCACGGCTATCGAGATCGACCGGGGAAAGATACGCCTCGTCTACTGGTATAACGGCAAGCAGAGCCGCAAATTCATCAGCGACCGCGACAGTCGCCCCGTTCGTCTGGACGGGACGGGCTTCCACCGGATCGTGCTCAACGAGGATCATCTCGATTATGTTTTTTCGCGTCTTCATCTCCTTGCCTGA
- a CDS encoding SdiA-regulated domain-containing protein encodes MMHKAALFLALGLVLSGRLDAADLSVGDYDFSKPGLRMKLSPELDEISGIVFDARGRLFAHNDEEGAIFELDPTTGRIVSRFFIYEKRWFGNDPLMADFEDISIAKDVFYLVTSSGVVYSFPEGRDGERVEATRHETFLNDLYDVEGLCYDPSTGALLLACKENPSGLSVKELLFGGKGTSLGRKPVYSFSLETMSLERKPRFMINGDSLKATGKGKPFKPSAIARHPGNGNFLVLSATARMLVETDRSGRVLAAVRLPKKDHPQPEGLAFSSGGDLFISNEGNGKRGLLLRYPAGRASAAR; translated from the coding sequence ATGATGCACAAGGCAGCTCTTTTTCTCGCGCTGGGGCTGGTATTGTCCGGTCGCCTGGACGCCGCCGACCTTAGTGTCGGTGACTACGATTTCAGCAAGCCAGGCCTCAGGATGAAACTATCCCCGGAACTCGACGAAATTTCCGGCATCGTTTTCGATGCGCGCGGCCGTCTGTTCGCCCATAACGACGAGGAGGGCGCGATCTTCGAGCTCGATCCGACGACAGGCAGGATCGTATCGAGATTTTTCATCTACGAAAAGCGGTGGTTCGGCAACGATCCGCTAATGGCCGACTTCGAGGATATCTCCATCGCAAAAGACGTGTTTTATCTCGTTACCAGTTCGGGCGTTGTGTATTCGTTTCCAGAGGGGCGTGACGGCGAGCGGGTAGAGGCGACGAGGCACGAAACCTTTCTGAACGACCTCTACGACGTTGAGGGGCTGTGCTACGATCCTTCCACCGGCGCTCTTTTGCTCGCGTGCAAGGAAAACCCTTCAGGGCTTTCCGTGAAGGAATTGCTGTTTGGCGGAAAGGGAACCTCCCTGGGACGGAAACCGGTGTATTCCTTTTCGCTCGAAACCATGTCGCTCGAACGGAAACCGAGGTTTATGATCAACGGCGATTCGTTGAAAGCGACAGGAAAGGGAAAGCCCTTCAAGCCGTCGGCAATCGCCCGTCATCCCGGAAACGGAAATTTTCTTGTTCTTTCGGCAACGGCGCGCATGCTTGTCGAAACCGACAGGTCGGGCAGGGTGCTTGCCGCAGTTCGGTTGCCAAAAAAGGATCATCCACAGCCCGAAGGGCTTGCATTCAGCTCCGGAGGCGACCTGTTTATCAGCAATGAAGGGAATGGAAAGAGAGGGTTGTTGCTGCGTTACCCCGCAGGTCGCGCTTCAGCAGCTCGCTGA
- a CDS encoding adenylate/guanylate cyclase domain-containing protein has product MRRVVSLSRNIKVAVWIIFGFMMAFYVYLAFFALLGQVSHGVINTYGVLTVIRFTIIGFFVGSLVAVVDVLLLSRLTRNLNFLFTLCANTAAYVILSLLALVLFVSGEEFFIFHSAGGFSLESRLRNFFAGEFLILLIYLPFVGFVLNSFRLVVQRVGVKNFWNAVSGRYHVPHEEERVFMFLDMYRSTAIAEEIGHEEYHNLLHDVFNDVAGPVAMYGGEVYQYVGDSVVLTWSIPDGTRQMNCINCCFDILERIARKASEYEKRYRHVPQFKAGFHAGKVTAGEVGDEKVEIVFHGDTVNTAARIQGECEAMGETILLSEELLFLFPVRLLKNYRTRFKGTIPLRGRVSRISLYSIDKLS; this is encoded by the coding sequence ATGCGCCGAGTCGTCAGTCTGTCAAGAAACATCAAGGTAGCCGTCTGGATCATTTTCGGGTTCATGATGGCGTTCTATGTCTACCTGGCCTTTTTCGCCCTGCTGGGCCAGGTTTCACACGGTGTCATCAATACCTACGGGGTTTTAACCGTTATCCGTTTCACGATCATCGGTTTCTTCGTGGGCAGTCTGGTGGCCGTGGTGGACGTGCTGCTGCTTTCACGGCTGACCCGGAACCTGAATTTCCTGTTCACTCTTTGCGCCAATACCGCGGCTTATGTGATCCTTTCGCTGCTGGCCTTGGTGCTGTTCGTCAGCGGCGAGGAATTTTTCATTTTTCACTCCGCGGGGGGTTTTTCGCTTGAAAGCCGCCTGAGGAATTTCTTCGCTGGCGAGTTTCTGATACTGCTGATCTATCTTCCTTTCGTCGGCTTCGTCCTTAACTCCTTCCGGCTTGTCGTCCAGAGGGTGGGAGTCAAGAATTTCTGGAACGCTGTGAGTGGCCGGTATCACGTGCCGCATGAGGAGGAGCGCGTCTTCATGTTTCTCGATATGTACCGTTCGACTGCAATCGCCGAGGAGATCGGTCACGAGGAGTACCATAATCTTCTGCACGATGTTTTCAACGATGTCGCAGGACCGGTGGCGATGTACGGAGGAGAAGTATACCAGTATGTGGGCGACAGCGTGGTCCTGACCTGGAGCATCCCGGACGGTACGCGCCAGATGAACTGCATCAACTGCTGCTTCGATATTCTGGAAAGGATTGCGAGGAAGGCTTCGGAGTACGAAAAGCGATACCGGCACGTTCCCCAGTTCAAGGCGGGTTTCCACGCGGGCAAGGTTACCGCCGGAGAGGTCGGTGACGAGAAAGTCGAGATCGTATTTCATGGCGATACGGTCAATACCGCGGCCCGTATTCAGGGCGAGTGCGAGGCGATGGGTGAAACAATCCTTCTTTCCGAGGAGCTGCTGTTTCTCTTCCCGGTAAGGCTGTTGAAGAACTACCGGACACGTTTCAAGGGAACCATACCGCTCAGAGGCCGGGTTTCGAGGATTTCACTCTACAGCATCGACAAGCTGTCCTGA
- a CDS encoding AsmA-like C-terminal region-containing protein — translation MSKFLKFFLLPLVLLAGIGLASLYYLKPRLGDAIKDVLNSGIDARINYKSTDISFFRSFPKVSLSFIEPEVIAKNSPDTLAAAERFSVAFDLLSLLGGELSVRSFRIDSPRITVLKDRAGKSNWDIFPETGFSGKEKDSSGFVLSLDDFRITDASIAFYDSTNGNALRIRGLDHELKGRMSGSSSTLRTGNTADSLTVMIGKVPLLTDARVTFDAVIGADPQRKKFTFRKNRLGINDLDIAFEGTVSLLEDAANADLNFNAEKLDLKRLLSLSPAFYAGGYDKLEASGEVSLAGHVKGLARNGQLPAFRIAVDVSGGTFGYEGVPVRARNVVFRGTVENPGGKADSTTIAVPDIGMTINGRPFSARFALATPVSDPAIDAAFEGSLALSDLQKLYPRKGLVMAGDIRSNVAVNGALSAFTSGRGEAYGSIVGKNISVVSDAFSPALTVPSMQINLAPRYASLVSFRARAGKSDVFAEGRLENYMAYLFGKGKLGGALTVRSDLLRLDEFRNLEKEQAPFFVPPDIALLANLSCKRLRFGDIDFSDMKGTIRLRDETLECENVTATSLGGRVAITGRYATPGGKPDARFRLNATGVDIAESYRSVAMLRTAAPVAEYARGSVSADLDMTTGLDKTFRPVPETFSGEGRLAATELVVEGFPPVKKLAMLIDVSLLDTMRIPGTSIGFRVDNGLVTARPFSFSINDLQVRASGVTGFDRSLDWKVNLKIPKKYIGNRGVATMTALLKKLPLPAGGISLPDTVLVDASLKGSLTDPEIGLDLRKTADRIALRLKDSLKQKITGEIRERLPLGGRGDSAAADSGTILDRLKKSAAEKISGSDTTVLRNTAGKKEHMPSDTLVDSVSADTSSGVKNGIRKLIEGIFSTPARNAPAGGGDGPE, via the coding sequence ATGAGCAAGTTTCTCAAGTTTTTTTTGCTTCCGCTCGTACTGCTCGCCGGCATCGGTCTGGCATCGCTGTACTATCTCAAGCCCCGTCTCGGAGACGCCATAAAGGATGTCCTGAACAGCGGCATCGACGCGCGCATCAACTACAAAAGCACCGATATCTCATTCTTCAGGTCGTTTCCGAAAGTAAGCCTCTCTTTCATCGAACCCGAAGTGATTGCGAAAAACAGTCCGGATACGCTGGCGGCGGCCGAAAGGTTTTCGGTGGCTTTCGACCTGCTTTCCCTGCTCGGGGGTGAATTGAGTGTCCGTTCTTTCCGGATAGACAGTCCCCGTATAACCGTTCTGAAGGACAGGGCGGGGAAGAGCAACTGGGATATTTTTCCCGAAACGGGTTTCAGCGGAAAGGAAAAGGATTCCTCGGGTTTCGTGCTTTCACTCGACGATTTCAGGATTACCGACGCCTCGATCGCGTTTTACGACAGCACGAACGGCAACGCCCTGCGCATAAGGGGGCTCGATCACGAGCTCAAGGGTCGCATGAGCGGTTCTTCCTCGACGTTGCGAACTGGCAATACGGCCGACAGCCTGACGGTCATGATCGGCAAGGTCCCTCTGCTCACGGATGCCCGTGTAACGTTCGATGCCGTTATCGGCGCGGATCCGCAGCGCAAAAAATTCACTTTCCGCAAAAACCGGCTCGGCATAAACGATCTCGATATTGCGTTCGAAGGCACGGTCTCGCTGCTCGAGGATGCTGCGAACGCCGACCTGAACTTCAACGCGGAAAAGCTGGATCTGAAGCGGCTTCTTTCCCTTTCTCCCGCATTCTACGCCGGAGGGTATGACAAGCTCGAAGCCTCTGGCGAGGTTTCTCTCGCAGGCCATGTCAAAGGACTCGCCCGCAACGGCCAGTTGCCGGCATTCAGGATCGCTGTCGATGTCTCCGGCGGGACGTTCGGTTACGAAGGGGTTCCCGTCAGGGCTCGCAATGTCGTGTTCAGGGGAACTGTCGAAAACCCGGGGGGGAAAGCCGATTCGACGACGATTGCCGTGCCCGATATCGGCATGACGATCAACGGCAGGCCTTTCAGCGCTCGGTTTGCACTTGCTACACCGGTTTCCGATCCTGCAATCGACGCCGCTTTTGAAGGGAGCCTCGCGCTTTCGGATCTGCAGAAACTCTATCCCCGGAAAGGGCTGGTCATGGCCGGCGATATCCGGTCAAACGTGGCGGTTAACGGAGCGCTATCGGCGTTTACTTCCGGCCGGGGCGAGGCGTATGGTTCGATTGTCGGCAAAAACATCAGCGTCGTCTCCGACGCGTTTTCTCCCGCGCTCACCGTTCCTTCGATGCAGATAAATCTCGCGCCGCGCTATGCCAGCCTGGTATCGTTCAGGGCGCGGGCAGGAAAAAGCGACGTTTTCGCCGAGGGCAGGCTGGAGAACTACATGGCGTACCTTTTCGGAAAAGGGAAACTTGGCGGCGCGCTGACGGTCCGGTCGGATCTGCTGCGGCTCGACGAGTTTCGCAATCTCGAAAAGGAGCAAGCGCCTTTTTTCGTCCCGCCCGATATTGCTTTGCTTGCGAACCTTTCCTGTAAACGGCTCAGGTTCGGAGATATCGATTTTTCCGATATGAAGGGCACGATACGGCTTCGCGACGAAACGCTCGAATGCGAAAATGTTACTGCGACGTCACTCGGCGGGAGGGTCGCCATTACAGGCCGTTACGCTACGCCGGGAGGAAAACCCGATGCCCGGTTCCGTCTCAACGCGACCGGCGTGGATATCGCGGAATCATACCGTTCGGTGGCCATGCTTCGCACGGCGGCGCCTGTCGCGGAGTACGCCAGGGGCAGCGTTTCGGCCGACCTCGACATGACAACAGGGCTGGACAAAACTTTTCGGCCGGTTCCCGAGACGTTTTCGGGCGAGGGACGGCTTGCGGCCACGGAGCTTGTCGTGGAGGGGTTTCCTCCCGTTAAAAAGCTCGCTATGCTGATCGACGTGTCCTTGCTGGACACCATGCGGATTCCTGGAACCTCCATCGGATTCAGGGTCGACAACGGCCTCGTGACGGCCAGGCCGTTCTCTTTTTCGATCAACGACCTTCAGGTGCGGGCCTCGGGGGTTACCGGCTTCGACAGGAGCCTCGACTGGAAGGTAAACCTGAAAATCCCGAAAAAATATATAGGAAACAGAGGTGTCGCCACCATGACCGCGTTGCTCAAAAAGCTGCCGTTGCCGGCAGGCGGGATTTCACTGCCGGATACGGTGCTTGTCGACGCGAGTCTCAAGGGTTCGCTAACCGATCCGGAAATAGGTCTCGACCTGCGAAAGACGGCCGACCGCATCGCCCTGCGCCTGAAGGATTCGCTGAAGCAGAAGATAACCGGTGAAATTCGAGAAAGACTGCCGCTGGGCGGGAGGGGAGACAGCGCCGCCGCCGACTCGGGAACTATTCTGGACCGGCTGAAAAAGAGCGCGGCGGAAAAAATTTCGGGAAGCGATACCACCGTTCTGCGGAATACGGCCGGAAAGAAGGAGCACATGCCGTCGGATACCCTTGTCGACAGTGTTTCGGCCGATACTTCATCGGGCGTAAAGAACGGTATCAGGAAACTGATCGAAGGTATTTTTTCCACTCCGGCAAGGAATGCTCCTGCCGGGGGAGGCGACGGTCCCGAATAG
- the trmH gene encoding tRNA (guanosine(18)-2'-O)-methyltransferase TrmH yields MINPERFSRIRGLLEQRQPDLTVLMDNVNKPHNLSAILRSCDAVGIETVHAVAVDKLIRNRQSAAKGSDKWITLRTHANTGEALGFLRKSGMQILVAHHGEASADFRTVDYTKPTAIVMGAELHGPSGTAISTADRLVHIPMQGMVESLNVSVAAAVILFEAQRQRMTAGMYETPRFSDEYLKRRLFELAYPLVSKKLSAQGIAYPELDDEGRITGHD; encoded by the coding sequence TTGATCAATCCTGAACGATTCTCCAGAATACGCGGGCTCCTCGAGCAACGTCAGCCGGACCTGACCGTGCTCATGGACAACGTGAACAAGCCGCACAACCTTTCGGCCATCTTACGGAGTTGCGACGCCGTGGGAATCGAAACCGTTCACGCGGTCGCTGTCGACAAACTCATCCGCAACAGGCAGAGCGCCGCGAAAGGATCGGACAAATGGATCACACTCCGGACGCACGCAAACACCGGGGAGGCCCTTGGTTTCCTCAGGAAAAGCGGCATGCAGATACTTGTCGCTCATCACGGTGAGGCGTCGGCGGATTTCAGAACCGTCGACTATACGAAACCGACGGCCATCGTCATGGGAGCGGAACTGCACGGGCCCTCCGGAACGGCTATTTCCACCGCTGACAGGCTCGTTCATATCCCCATGCAGGGCATGGTCGAATCCCTCAACGTCTCCGTCGCGGCCGCCGTCATTCTCTTCGAGGCGCAGCGCCAGAGAATGACGGCCGGAATGTACGAAACGCCCCGTTTTTCCGACGAGTACCTTAAACGAAGGCTTTTCGAGCTTGCCTATCCGCTTGTCAGCAAAAAACTTTCGGCTCAGGGCATCGCCTATCCCGAACTCGACGACGAGGGGAGGATCACAGGACATGACTGA